From the genome of Bacteroidales bacterium:
CACATATCAACTGCTCTGTTATATGCTTTATTGGTTTCTTTGTCGAGAACCATTAAGTCGTTAGGGCATATATACTGGCAAGCAGTTTTATCCTGTGCTTTACATCCGTCGCATTTATCCGGAATTACAAAACTTGGCATATTCTATATTTTTATAAAAAATTGAATTAGCTGCAAACTTAAATCAAATTATTAAAATTTTCAATTATTATTTTATGTTACTTTACGACTTTACCCTTTTGGCGGTTCTAAACCCCAAAAGTGGTTTGTTGGTTTATCCGCCGACAGGGCTTACAACCGCTGTCGGGGACATTCCGGTTAATTATACAGCTTAACTTAAATATTAAATTTGGAAGATTTAATACCGATTTATATTTTTGGTGAAACAGAAATGTATTATGATATTGTTTTATAAACCAAACCGATAAACAAATAGACAAGACGGTTTATGAACTGTACGAACTTACGGAGGTGGAAATCTAAATTGTTGAAAACAATTAAGATTCATGAACACCTTAAAAAAATAATTTACAAGAAGTGAATAAATTGGGATTGTTGAGGAGAGTGTGAAATAAAGTTTAACAAACAATATAATTAAAAAATGAAAATAGATATTCATAAAAATTTAAAAAATTCAAATTTATTAAGCGAACTCTGCAAAATAATAAATTTGAAAAATATAACTATTGAAGAAAGACTCAATTATGAACTGATTCAAAAGATTTGCTTATATGATTTAGAAAACGAAGATGATATAGAAAAACATATAACAAGTTTTAAACTAAATGAAAATCAACTAAAAAAACTGCCGGAATTTGTAAGTGAAACTGATAATATTGAAATTAAAGCAAGAATTCATGATATTTTACAAATAAATAAAAAAAAGGTTTATGATAATTCCTTAAATTCATACAAGTTTTATACTCAATTAACAGAAAAGGGGGATTTAAGTGAAAATAGAGAGTTCTTTATACGTTCTATTGAAGTTCTGAAAGTATTAGGTAAGGGAGCAATTGAGCAAGCTAAAACTGTTTTTGACAAAATTAAACAAGAAGTATTATCAACAACTGACGACTGGCTATGGTATTCTCAAAATATTCTCTTGCATAAATTGTATGAGCTTTCATTAACCACAAAATCAGAATTTGACTTTTCAGATTTAATAAACTTCATCAAAAAAACAACTAATAATTATGAAAAGAAGTTTGATTTTACAGATATGCGACATGGTTACAAAACTCTTAAAATAATAGATAAACTTAACTATAAAAAATATCATTTTCTAATTGGAAAATCTTATGAAAATGAAGCTGATAAAATAAATTCTAAAAAAAGTAGTCCCAAATTTATTGCGTGTAATCATTATGAGACTGCATTATCTATTTATACCGATTTAGGTAATAAAATTGAAGAAAACCGTGTAAAACGTAAACTTGTTGAGACAAAGAAAGATGCTGTTAGTCAAATGGAGGAAATTGTGGGAAGTATTCCTATTCCATCTAATAGTAACATACAATTAATTATTGATAATGCAAAGTTTAATAATTTTGAAGAAGCAATATATTGGTTAATTTATTTTAACTCTTTTCCAGATAAACAATATTTTGAAAAAAAATTAGTGAAAGATAAGGAGAATCATTTATGCTTAAAGTTTTTTCCAAGTTCAGAACAGTTAAACAGTAAAGGTAATAGAATAGGTATAAGTGAAGATAACAGCAAATCAATGTTTAAAGAAGCTAAACTTATTAGAGATAATTTTGCATCTAATTTTATTATTCCGGCACTCCAAAAAATTCAAAAACAATTTGTAATTTCTTATGAAAAAATATCTTATTTGCTTTTTGGCAGTCAATTTATACCAGATTCAAGACTTCAAATATATGTTTATGCAATATATCAAGGGTTTATCGGAAATTTTTTAGTTTCAACTCATTTACTTATACCTCAAATAGAAAATTCATTACGATATATATTACAAAAAGCAGGTAAAATACCTACAAAATTAAATCAAGA
Proteins encoded in this window:
- a CDS encoding DUF4209 domain-containing protein codes for the protein MKIDIHKNLKNSNLLSELCKIINLKNITIEERLNYELIQKICLYDLENEDDIEKHITSFKLNENQLKKLPEFVSETDNIEIKARIHDILQINKKKVYDNSLNSYKFYTQLTEKGDLSENREFFIRSIEVLKVLGKGAIEQAKTVFDKIKQEVLSTTDDWLWYSQNILLHKLYELSLTTKSEFDFSDLINFIKKTTNNYEKKFDFTDMRHGYKTLKIIDKLNYKKYHFLIGKSYENEADKINSKKSSPKFIACNHYETALSIYTDLGNKIEENRVKRKLVETKKDAVSQMEEIVGSIPIPSNSNIQLIIDNAKFNNFEEAIYWLIYFNSFPDKQYFEKKLVKDKENHLCLKFFPSSEQLNSKGNRIGISEDNSKSMFKEAKLIRDNFASNFIIPALQKIQKQFVISYEKISYLLFGSQFIPDSRLQIYVYAIYQGFIGNFLVSTHLLIPQIENSLRYILQKAGKIPTKLNQEIQEEILLSGMLGKFDINNGKLKGVISDDLIFDLQGLLNEPFGDNLRNEVVHGLCEVNKLVGEAGIYLWWLSLKLSLMIDYFIEKE